The genomic DNA CACGCGATCGCCTTCGCCAAGACCGACGCGGATCAGTACGCGTTCGTGGTCCCGGCGAATGATCTCGGAATCGCGGAAACGCAGTCGGTCCTGCGTGTCCGCGACCATCAGACGGTCGTTGTTCAGTGCGGAGCGCGGAACGCTCAGGACTCCCTCAGCCTCTCGACCCAGGATCTCCGCATTCACGAAGAGTCCCACGGCCAGAGGCGGTCGAGTGTCGTCGGGCCCGCGGCCGTAGGGATCGTCGACTCGCGCTACCACGTGCACCATGCGCGACTTCGGGTCGATCTCGCCTTCGGTGCGCACGATCCGGCCCGTCCACTTGCGCTCGGCGCCTGCAAACTGAGCGGTCAGCGAGACCTCGGGTCCGAGTTGTTCGGACTCATCGCCGCGGTACCAGATCGGAAGATCGATGAACGCGAGTTGATCGTCGGCGATCGGCAGGCGGATCTCCACGTACTCGATCGCGTAGATCTTCGCGATCGGATTGCCGCGCTTCACGAACTGCCCGACGTCAACGCCCTTTTCGCGAACGCGTCCGGCGAAGGGCGCGCGAATCTCGGTGCGGTCTCGATCGCGCTCCGCCTGGTTCAGAGAAGCCGACGCTTCGCGCAACGCGGCCCGCGTGACCTGCTCGGCATTGCTCGCATCGTCGTGTTGTGCCTGACTCGCGGCGTTGCGATCGGTCAGACGTGCGACGCGCTCCAGTTCTTTCTTGGCTCGCGAGTACTCGCTGCGCGTGCGCGCGAGACTGGCGCGGGCGCGTTCGAGTGCAACATCGAGATCGCGCGGATCGATGCGCGCGAGGGGTTGGTCCTTCTCGAAGAACCCTCCGGAAACCAGCGAATTCGAGATCCAGACGATCGGACCGGAAACTTCGGGAATCAGATCGCTCTCGGTCCGAGGCTCGACCGTTCCCTGTGTCTTCACCCGCAGCCGCAGTGTTTCGGGTTGTACGTCGATCACACGAACCAATGGCGCGAAGCGCGCGGGTGGGCTCGCATCCACCGTGGGCCGGGTCGCGACGAGCGTCGCCGCCCCGGCAATACACGCCGCCAGTACGAGAACCGGAATCGCGAATTTCAGGGTTCGCATCAATCTTTCCCCATTGGAACCGCTACGAACGCAGGCGAACAAAGACCCGCCGCCAGGAAGGAAACGATGGCTTGCACGCGTTGCTCGGCGGATCGCACGAGAGAGCTTCCCGGCTCGATCTCGATCTCGTAGTGCCCTGCGATCACGTGCACCATCACTCCGACCACGAACTTGAAGCGCTCGAGAACCTCCGGTTCCCGAAGATGAGGCAACGCTCGTCCCAGGGCTGCACAAAAACGCTGACTGACTTCGCCAAACAACTCGATGATCAACTCGCCCTTCAGCTCTTCGGGCTCGCTGTACAAGAGGGCCGGGATACCGCGCACCTGGCCCATCTCTTCGTCCCGCAGCACGGGATCGAGGAACGCCCGGAGGATCTCCTCGACTGCGGGCATTTCCCTGGCCGTCTCGAGTTGATCGAGCCGCTTCAATCGCTCCTGGTTGGAAGGCGCGATGCGCCGAGCGATCACCGCGTTGAGCAGACCGCGCTTGGATCCGAAG from bacterium includes the following:
- a CDS encoding TetR/AcrR family transcriptional regulator; amino-acid sequence: MSEPTGESRVDTKQRILSVAERIFAERGIAATSLRAVTSEAGVNLAAVHYHFGSKRGLLNAVIARRIAPSNQERLKRLDQLETAREMPAVEEILRAFLDPVLRDEEMGQVRGIPALLYSEPEELKGELIIELFGEVSQRFCAALGRALPHLREPEVLERFKFVVGVMVHVIAGHYEIEIEPGSSLVRSAEQRVQAIVSFLAAGLCSPAFVAVPMGKD
- a CDS encoding efflux RND transporter periplasmic adaptor subunit; translated protein: MRTLKFAIPVLVLAACIAGAATLVATRPTVDASPPARFAPLVRVIDVQPETLRLRVKTQGTVEPRTESDLIPEVSGPIVWISNSLVSGGFFEKDQPLARIDPRDLDVALERARASLARTRSEYSRAKKELERVARLTDRNAASQAQHDDASNAEQVTRAALREASASLNQAERDRDRTEIRAPFAGRVREKGVDVGQFVKRGNPIAKIYAIEYVEIRLPIADDQLAFIDLPIWYRGDESEQLGPEVSLTAQFAGAERKWTGRIVRTEGEIDPKSRMVHVVARVDDPYGRGPDDTRPPLAVGLFVNAEILGREAEGVLSVPRSALNNDRLMVADTQDRLRFRDSEIIRRDHERVLIRVGLGEGDRVIVSAISTAVDGMLVRPVSREASGDDS